The proteins below are encoded in one region of Mycobacterium shinjukuense:
- a CDS encoding metal-dependent hydrolase family protein yields the protein MKRIATVGRSPVVRLHVRGVRLPDETAIELWIVDGRISTEPVAHADTVFDGGWILPGLVDAHCHVGLGQHGAVELDEAIAQAETERDVGALLLRDCGSPTDTRSLDARADLPRIIRAGRHLARPKRYVAGFASELEDESQLPAAVAEQARRGDGWVKLVGDWIDRQIGDLAPLWSDDVLKAAIDAAHACGARVTAHVFGEDALPGLINAGIDCIEHGTGLTDDTIELMLDHGTALVPTLINLENFPGIADAAVRYPAYAAHLRNLYARGYARIAAAREAGVPVYAGTDAGSTIEHGRIADEVEALTRIGMSVTHALGAACWDARRWLGRPGLDHGASADLLCYREDPRQGPKVLNRPDLVILRGNTFRPW from the coding sequence GTGAAGCGGATCGCCACCGTCGGACGTAGCCCCGTCGTGCGCCTGCACGTGCGAGGTGTGCGCCTGCCCGACGAGACCGCCATCGAATTGTGGATCGTCGACGGCCGCATCAGCACGGAGCCGGTCGCCCATGCCGACACCGTCTTTGACGGCGGCTGGATCCTGCCCGGGCTGGTCGACGCGCACTGCCACGTCGGGCTGGGCCAGCATGGCGCCGTCGAACTCGACGAGGCGATCGCGCAGGCCGAGACCGAACGTGACGTCGGCGCGCTGCTATTGCGGGACTGCGGCTCCCCGACCGACACCCGCAGCCTCGACGCCCGTGCCGACCTGCCCCGCATTATCAGGGCCGGCCGGCACCTGGCCAGACCCAAGCGCTACGTGGCCGGTTTCGCCAGTGAGCTCGAAGACGAGTCGCAGCTGCCGGCCGCGGTGGCCGAGCAGGCGCGCCGCGGCGACGGCTGGGTCAAACTGGTCGGCGACTGGATCGACCGCCAAATCGGCGACCTGGCCCCACTGTGGTCCGATGACGTGCTCAAGGCCGCCATCGATGCCGCACATGCGTGCGGGGCCCGGGTCACCGCGCACGTCTTCGGCGAGGACGCGTTGCCCGGCCTGATCAACGCCGGCATCGACTGCATCGAGCACGGCACCGGGCTCACCGACGACACCATTGAGCTGATGCTCGACCACGGCACCGCACTGGTCCCCACCCTGATCAACCTGGAAAACTTCCCCGGGATCGCCGACGCCGCGGTGCGCTACCCTGCCTACGCCGCGCACCTGCGCAACCTCTACGCCCGCGGCTATGCGCGCATCGCGGCGGCCCGGGAGGCGGGCGTGCCGGTGTATGCCGGCACGGACGCCGGCAGCACGATCGAGCATGGGCGGATCGCCGACGAGGTGGAGGCCCTCACGCGCATCGGGATGAGCGTCACCCACGCGCTGGGCGCGGCGTGTTGGGATGCGCGTCGCTGGCTGGGTCGCCCGGGTCTGGACCATGGCGCGTCGGCCGATCTGTTGTGCTACCGCGAGGACCCGCGGCAGGGTCCCAAGGTGCTGAACCGCCCCGATCTGGTGATCCTGCGCGGCAACACGTTTCGGCCCTGGTAG